A stretch of the Medicago truncatula cultivar Jemalong A17 chromosome 5, MtrunA17r5.0-ANR, whole genome shotgun sequence genome encodes the following:
- the LOC11435927 gene encoding GATA transcription factor 26: MGKQGPCHHCGVTSTPLWRNGPPEKPILCNACGSRWRTKGTLANYTPLHARAETDDFDDQKASRMKSISLNKNKEVNLLKRKQNHYNVVSGGLASDYNQGFHKAFDEDMSNRSSSGSALSNSESCAQFGGTDASDLTGPSQSVVWDTTPTVPSKKRTCVGRAKQPSSVEKLTKDLCTILHEQQSCFSESSDGDLLYESEAPMVSVEIGHGSVLIRHPSYVARDEESEASSLSFDNGLYPMSDAYSYSGAVLKSDKSQLERVQILGNHDSPLCLVDLNDVVNYEEFTRNLSYEEQQQLLKFLPVVDTAKLPDGLKVMFSSSQFKENLTNFQQLLAKGAFDISLPEVKPEDCETLKRYALNELSKSKWVEHYHNKRCKSRAEKSDVPGSSGIASTNVANVKRMRDSRNQNFPEMKTIMRSPKRIITKISYNPKSLFPLPPDASSHLLDSFNFVEESSDQDLLLEVPSNNSFPQAELLHPTSIFGAQASTSSSSAYSHFVNH; the protein is encoded by the exons ATGGGTAAACAAGGACCTTGCCATCACTGTGGAGTTACAA GCACACCGCTTTGGCGCAATGGGCCACCAGAAAAGCCAATACTATGCAATGCATGTGGTTCGCGGTGGAGGACAAAGGGAACACTTGCAAATTACACACCTTTACATGCTCGAGCTGAAactgatgattttgatgatcaaAAGGCTTCAAGGATGAAGAGCATATCGTTAAATAAGAACAAAGAAGTGAACTTGCTCAAACGGAAGCAGAACCACTATAATGTAGTATCTGGAGGACTTGCATCTGATTACAACCAGGGATTCCATAaggcttttgatgaagatatgaGTAATCGATCAAGTTCAGGATCAGCATTGTCTAACTCAGAAAGCTGCGCACAGTTTGGTGGCACAGATGCTAGTGATCTAACAG GACCTTCACAGTCAGTGGTCTGGGATACCACTCCCACAGTGCCTTCAAAAAAGAGGACATGTGTAGGTCGTGCAAAGCAGCCATCTTCTGTTGAGAAGCTCACAAAAGATTTATGCACTATTCTTCATGAACAACAATCTTGTTTTTCTGAATCTTCTGATGGGGATCTTCTTTATGAAAGTGAAGCACCGATGGTCTCTGTTGAGATAGGACATGGAAGTGTTCTCATTAGGCATCCTAGTTATGTAGCTCGCGACGAAGAGTCTGAGGCTAGCTCTCTTTCATTTGATAATGGACTATACCCAATGAGTGACGCATATTCTTATTCTGGAGCCGTTCTTAAAAG TGACAAGTCTCAGCTGGAAAGAGTACAAATCCTTGGAAATCATGATTCACCCTTGTGTTTAGTGGATTTAAAT GATGTGGTAAACTATGAAGAGTTTACGAGGAACTTGTCATATGAAGAGCAGCAACAATTATTGAAGTTTCTTCCTGTGGTTGATACTGCTAAACTTCCTGATGG CCTTAAGGTCATGTTCAGTAGCTCTCAATTCAAGGAGAACTTAACTAATTTTCAGCAGCTTCTTGCAAAAGGTGCCTTTGATATCTCTTTGCCGGAGGTAAAACCTGAAGACTGCGAGACTTTGAAAAGATATGCACTAAATGAGTTGTCAAAGTCGAAATGGGTGGAACACTATCATAACAAG AGATGTAAAAGTAGGGCTGAAAAATCGGATGTTCCAGGATCTTCTGGTATAGCATCAACCAATGTTGCAAATGTGAAGAGAATGCGTGATAGCAGAAATCAGAACTTTCCAG AGATGAAGACAATAATGAGGAGCCCCAAAAGAATTATCACAAAGATTAGTTATAATCCAAAAAGCCTATTTCCTTTGCCTCCTGATGCAAGCTCACACTTGCTAGATTCTTTTAACTTTGTTGAGGAGAGTTCTGATCAAGATCTGCTGCTAGAAGTGCCTTCTAATAATTCTTTTCCACAGGCAGAACTTCTGCACCCAACTTCAATCTTTGGTGCTCAAGCCAGCACTAGTAGTAGCTCAGCATACTCACATTTTGTGAACCATTAA
- the LOC11426960 gene encoding AT-hook motif nuclear-localized protein 8, whose amino-acid sequence MDSHELEPPHPHPHHLQPENVAPNPLAKYVPTTMMELATTQFPILNMESNPSPFFDSFNNGFGPSTLKPCVGASSGSGSIKKKRGRPRKYFLDDNITLSLGSGPIHDATITYPSNSIVKKSTRGRGRPRGSFKKKQEVEVLGVTGTSFFPHLIIVNPGEDIVEKLMTCCQGGSNTEMSILSAHGLVGIVSLHREGRIVTYEDKFELLSLLGTLEPSDNSGGCKKMSNFKVSLLTPNSHLLAGVVVDKLIAASLVKITVGSFTLSGKKASSNNLKVGPSLTPSSQFAAPAGVISQGPSFGSSSGNETSPFSQGSGIYNNANQLIPTISMYQRLLARQVQL is encoded by the exons ATGGATTCACATGAACTAGAACCACCACACCCTCACCCACACCACCTTCAACCTGAAAATGTTGCCCCCAATCCACTCGCAAAGTATGTACCAACCACCATGATGGAACTTGCCACAACTCAATTCCCTATTCTCAACATGGAGAGTAACCCTTCCCCTTTTTTTGATTCGTTCAACAATGGCTTTGGTCCTTCCACCTTGAAGCCATGTGTTGGTGCTTCATCTGGATCTGGTTCAATCAAGAAAAAGAGGGGCCGACCGAGGAAATACTTCCTTGATGACAACATTACTTTGAGCTTGGGATCAGGCCCGATCCATGATGCTACCATCACTTATCCTTCTAATTCTATTGTGAAGAAGAGTACAAGGGGAAGAGGAAGGCCTCGTGGCTCTTTTAAGAAGAAGCAGGAGGTTGAAGTGCTTG GAGTTACTGGCACTTCTTTCTTTCCACATTTGATCATTGTGAATCCTGGAGAG GACATTGTTGaaaaacttatgacatgttgtcAGGGAGGATCTAATACAGAGATGTCCATTCTTTCTGCTCATGGTTTGGTAGGCATTGTCTCCCTTCATCGGGAAGGAAGGATTGTTACTTATGAG GACAAGTTTGAACTTTTATCCCTCTTAGGCACATTAGAACCATCTGATAATAGTGGTGGTTGTAAGAAAATGAGTAACTTTAAGGTGTCTCTACTTACTCCGAATTCACACCTTTTGGCAGGCGTAGTTGTTGATAAGCTTATTGCGGCATCATTGGTAAAG ATCACGGTGGGTAGTTTTACTTTGAGTGGAAAAAAGGCTAGCTCGAATAACTTGAAAGTCGGGCCTTCTTTGACGCCATCGTCCCAATTTGCTGCTCCAGCCGGTGTTATCTCTCAAGGGCCTTCATTTGGTTCCTCTAGTGGCAATGAGACTAGTCCTTTTAGTCAGGGGTCCGGAATCTACAATAATGCTAATCAGCTCATTCCAACTATATCGATGTACCAGAGACTGTTGGCTCGCCAAGTTCAATTGTAA